A section of the Tenrec ecaudatus isolate mTenEca1 chromosome 15, mTenEca1.hap1, whole genome shotgun sequence genome encodes:
- the RMP24 gene encoding UPF0711 protein C18orf21 homolog isoform X3 produces MREKHYLEAAARKLQASCPGQARYLLWAYSSSHDDNTFEETCPYCFQLLVLDNSRVRLKPKPKLTPKIQKLLNREAKSYTLSFKEAKILKKYKDAKSVLNTYVCTVNTHFLFLKKYEQNKETLFSTKNVAQSARIPKEPKDGLQKFLVFSVKDLFENKKCLM; encoded by the exons ATGAGAGAGAAGCACTACCTGGAGGCCGCGGCGCGGAAACTACAAGCTAGCTGCCCGGGCCAAGCCCGCTACCTTCT ctggGCCTACAGTTCGTCACACG ATGATAACACTTTTGAAGAAACCTGTCCATACTGTTTCCAGTTGCTGGTGTTGGATAACTCCCGAGTGCGCCTCAAGCCAAAGCCCAAACTGACACCCAAAATACAGAAACTTCTGAATCGAGAAGCAAAAAGTTACACTCTCAGTTTTAAAGAAGCAAAAATTTTGAAAAAGTACAAAGATGCCAAAAGTGTATTG AACACCTACGTCTGCACAGTCAAcacccactttctcttcctcaagAAGTAcgagcaaaacaaagaaacacttTTCTCAACTAAAAATGTTGCTCAGTCAGCAAGAATCCCAAAAGAGCCCAAAGATGGACTTCAGAAATTTCTTGTCTTCTCTGTAAAGGATTTATTTGAAAATAAGAAATGTCTAATGTAA
- the RMP24 gene encoding UPF0711 protein C18orf21 homolog isoform X1: MREKHYLEAAARKLQASCPGQARYLLWAYSSSHDDNTFEETCPYCFQLLVLDNSRVRLKPKPKLTPKIQKLLNREAKSYTLSFKEAKILKKYKDAKSVLLVTCKTCNRTVKHQGKSRSFLSSLKSSLGTATANPALRTPKGKALSSASCNHERSRSKDKSPAWIFRTPTSAQSTPTFSSSRSTSKTKKHFSQLKMLLSQQESQKSPKMDFRNFLSSL, encoded by the exons ATGAGAGAGAAGCACTACCTGGAGGCCGCGGCGCGGAAACTACAAGCTAGCTGCCCGGGCCAAGCCCGCTACCTTCT ctggGCCTACAGTTCGTCACACG ATGATAACACTTTTGAAGAAACCTGTCCATACTGTTTCCAGTTGCTGGTGTTGGATAACTCCCGAGTGCGCCTCAAGCCAAAGCCCAAACTGACACCCAAAATACAGAAACTTCTGAATCGAGAAGCAAAAAGTTACACTCTCAGTTTTAAAGAAGCAAAAATTTTGAAAAAGTACAAAGATGCCAAAAGTGTATTG TTGGTTACTTGTaagacatgcaacagaacagttaAACATCAAGGTAAAAGTAGAAGCTTTCTCTCCTCCCTGAAGAGCAGTCTTGGCACTGCTACGGCTAACCCCGCTCTGAGGACGCCGAAGGGGAAGGCTCTGAGTTCTGCGAGCTGCAATCACGAGCGGTCCAGATCCAAGGACAAAAGCCCTGCCTGGATATTCAG AACACCTACGTCTGCACAGTCAAcacccactttctcttcctcaagAAGTAcgagcaaaacaaagaaacacttTTCTCAACTAAAAATGTTGCTCAGTCAGCAAGAATCCCAAAAGAGCCCAAAGATGGACTTCAGAAATTTCTTGTCTTCTCTGTAA
- the RMP24 gene encoding UPF0711 protein C18orf21 homolog isoform X2, with translation MKGLGEICCHGLYAGRPQPTNHKIVLVLQNNDNTFEETCPYCFQLLVLDNSRVRLKPKPKLTPKIQKLLNREAKSYTLSFKEAKILKKYKDAKSVLLVTCKTCNRTVKHQGKSRSFLSSLKSSLGTATANPALRTPKGKALSSASCNHERSRSKDKSPAWIFRTPTSAQSTPTFSSSRSTSKTKKHFSQLKMLLSQQESQKSPKMDFRNFLSSL, from the exons ATGAAAGGCCTAGGGGAAATCTGTTGTCATGGCCTATATGCAGGCAGACCCCAGCCCACAAACCACAAGATTGTGCTCGTCCTTCAAAACA ATGATAACACTTTTGAAGAAACCTGTCCATACTGTTTCCAGTTGCTGGTGTTGGATAACTCCCGAGTGCGCCTCAAGCCAAAGCCCAAACTGACACCCAAAATACAGAAACTTCTGAATCGAGAAGCAAAAAGTTACACTCTCAGTTTTAAAGAAGCAAAAATTTTGAAAAAGTACAAAGATGCCAAAAGTGTATTG TTGGTTACTTGTaagacatgcaacagaacagttaAACATCAAGGTAAAAGTAGAAGCTTTCTCTCCTCCCTGAAGAGCAGTCTTGGCACTGCTACGGCTAACCCCGCTCTGAGGACGCCGAAGGGGAAGGCTCTGAGTTCTGCGAGCTGCAATCACGAGCGGTCCAGATCCAAGGACAAAAGCCCTGCCTGGATATTCAG AACACCTACGTCTGCACAGTCAAcacccactttctcttcctcaagAAGTAcgagcaaaacaaagaaacacttTTCTCAACTAAAAATGTTGCTCAGTCAGCAAGAATCCCAAAAGAGCCCAAAGATGGACTTCAGAAATTTCTTGTCTTCTCTGTAA